In Mercenaria mercenaria strain notata chromosome 13, MADL_Memer_1, whole genome shotgun sequence, a single window of DNA contains:
- the LOC123528788 gene encoding uncharacterized protein LOC123528788, with amino-acid sequence MDIATAEQQHAAWLRPEANRMANGYEPPVGFPSEDISEMFSLQHGFDGNGSHMNRAANYYSQHSARAMAGYGATHSSSNIYRPNFPHPLNPWAAIESKMPAHTGWGHAP; translated from the exons ATGGATATAGCAACTGCAGAACAACAGCACGCGGCTTGGTTGCGACCAGAAGCAAACAGAATGGCAAACGGGTATGAGCCTCCAGTTGGCTTTCCATCTGAAGACATTAGTGAAATGTTCTCCTTGCAACATGGCTTTGATGGCAATGGATCACACATGAATCGTGCAGCTAACTACTATTCACAGCACTCAGCCCGTGCCATGGCAGGCTATGGGGCCACACACA GTAGCAGCAACATATACCGGCCAAATTTCCCACACCCACTAAACCCCTGGGCTGCAATCGAGAGTAAAATGCCTGCACATACCGGTTGGggtcacgctccctag